In Anaeromicrobium sediminis, a single genomic region encodes these proteins:
- a CDS encoding beta-propeller fold lactonase family protein yields the protein MIDNSFVYVANFESNNVSKIKVSDNPVVATIDVGKSPLAIAITPDGKFAYVANSDATKVSKINVSDNSVTDITVGAGPIAIAITPDGKFAYAANLFSNNVSKINVSTNNVDATITVGTQPGAITITPDGKFAYVANEGTNTISKINVSDNSVTTITVGNRPFAIAITPNGKFAYVSNFGSNNVSKINVSDDSVVATIAVGTYPEGIAITPNGRFAYVANEGSNNVSKIKVSDDSVTTINVGTQPGAIAITPNGRFAYVLNGGSSNVSKIRISDDSVVDTIGVGTIPFAIEITPDGQFAYVANSGSNNVSKIQVSNDSVATITVGENPFAIGITPDGKFAYAVNSTSNNVSKIIVSEKPVVNINVGEGPSAIALTPDGQFAYVANSGSNNVSKIQVSDNSVVATIDVGRNPRGIGITPDGQFVYVANFCSNNVSKINVSDNSVTNITVGIHPRAIGITPDGQFVYVTNLCSNNVSKINVSDDSVTNITVGVAPIAIAITPITESEINNNMDE from the coding sequence ATGATAGACAATTCTTTTGTATATGTGGCTAATTTTGAATCAAATAATGTATCAAAAATAAAAGTATCAGATAACCCTGTAGTTGCTACTATAGACGTTGGAAAAAGTCCTCTTGCAATAGCAATAACCCCAGATGGAAAATTTGCTTATGTTGCTAATAGTGATGCAACTAAGGTATCAAAGATAAATGTATCAGATAACTCAGTTACTGATATAACTGTTGGGGCTGGTCCTATTGCAATAGCCATAACTCCTGACGGAAAATTTGCTTATGCTGCTAATTTATTTTCAAATAATGTATCAAAGATAAATGTATCAACTAATAATGTAGATGCTACCATAACTGTTGGAACTCAGCCTGGTGCAATAACAATTACTCCAGATGGAAAATTTGCTTATGTTGCTAATGAGGGTACAAATACTATATCAAAGATAAATGTATCAGATAATTCAGTAACTACCATAACTGTTGGAAATCGACCTTTTGCAATAGCCATAACTCCAAATGGTAAATTTGCTTATGTTTCTAATTTTGGATCAAATAATGTATCAAAGATAAATGTATCAGATGACTCTGTAGTTGCTACTATAGCTGTTGGAACTTATCCTGAAGGAATAGCCATAACTCCAAATGGACGATTTGCTTATGTTGCTAATGAGGGCTCCAATAATGTATCGAAGATAAAAGTGTCAGATGATTCAGTGACTACCATAAATGTTGGAACTCAGCCTGGTGCAATAGCCATAACTCCAAATGGTCGATTTGCTTATGTGCTTAATGGTGGTTCAAGTAATGTATCAAAGATAAGGATATCAGATGACTCTGTAGTTGATACTATAGGTGTTGGGACTATTCCCTTTGCCATAGAAATAACGCCAGATGGACAATTTGCCTATGTTGCTAATAGTGGTTCTAATAATGTATCAAAGATACAAGTATCAAATGACTCAGTTGCTACTATAACTGTTGGAGAAAATCCATTTGCCATAGGAATAACTCCAGATGGTAAATTTGCTTATGCTGTTAATAGTACTTCAAATAATGTATCAAAAATAATAGTATCAGAAAAACCTGTTGTCAATATAAATGTTGGAGAAGGTCCTTCTGCAATAGCCCTAACTCCAGATGGGCAATTTGCTTATGTTGCTAATAGTGGTTCAAATAATGTATCAAAGATACAGGTATCAGATAACTCTGTGGTTGCTACTATAGATGTTGGACGTAATCCTCGTGGAATAGGAATAACTCCAGATGGACAATTTGTTTATGTTGCTAATTTCTGTTCAAATAATGTATCAAAGATAAATGTATCAGATAACTCAGTTACTAATATAACTGTTGGAATCCATCCTCGTGCAATAGGAATAACTCCAGATGGGCAATTTGTTTATGTTACTAATTTATGTTCAAATAATGTATCAAAGATAAATGTATCAGATGACTCAGTTACTAATATCACTGTTGGAGTTGCTCCTATTGCAATAGCCATAACCCCAATTACTGAATCTGAAATTAACAATAATATGGATGAGTAG
- a CDS encoding YncE family protein produces the protein MVNNAFVYVANLGSNNVSKIKVWDNPVVATIGVGKSPIAIGITPDGQFAYVANRLSNNISKIKISDNSATTITVGAAPGAIAITPDGQFAYVANEHSNNVSKINISTDNVDATITVGTGPGAIAITPDGQFAYVANRLSNNISKIKISDNSATTITVGAAPGAIAITPDGQFAYVANEHSNNVSKINISTDNVDATITVGTGPGAIAITPDGQFAYVANRLSNNISKIKISDNSVVATIDVGTNPQAIAITPYGQFAYVTNLGSNSVSKIKISDNSIVDNMTVGTNPQTTAITPYGRFDYVANEGSNTMSNIQVSYNCVTNINIRTQTETIGITEYERFDYVANGGSSNISKIQVSDDPVANIAVEEGPSGIRINPEGQFPYVANSLPDNVSKVKVSDDPVANISVGEGPSTIGITPDGRFAYIINSGSNNVSKIQISDNAIVAIINVGRNPRAIGITPDGQFVYVANLCSNNVSKINVSDNSVTNITVGIHPRAIGITPDGQFVYIANLCSNNVSQIKASDDSVTNITVGTAPMAIAITPITEPEINNNMEE, from the coding sequence ATGGTAAATAACGCTTTTGTATATGTGGCTAATTTGGGATCAAATAATGTATCAAAGATAAAAGTATGGGATAATCCTGTAGTTGCTACTATAGGTGTTGGAAAAAGCCCTATTGCAATAGGAATAACCCCAGATGGACAATTTGCTTATGTTGCTAATAGGCTTTCAAATAATATCTCAAAGATAAAAATATCAGATAACTCAGCTACTACTATAACTGTTGGAGCTGCTCCTGGTGCAATAGCCATAACTCCAGATGGACAATTTGCTTATGTTGCTAATGAGCATTCAAATAATGTATCAAAGATAAATATATCAACTGATAATGTAGATGCTACTATAACTGTTGGAACTGGTCCTGGTGCAATAGCCATAACTCCAGATGGACAATTTGCTTATGTTGCTAATAGGCTTTCAAATAATATCTCAAAGATAAAAATATCAGATAACTCAGCTACTACTATAACTGTTGGAGCTGCTCCTGGTGCAATAGCCATAACTCCAGATGGACAATTTGCTTATGTTGCTAATGAGCATTCAAATAATGTATCAAAGATAAATATATCAACTGATAATGTAGATGCTACTATAACTGTTGGAACTGGTCCTGGTGCAATAGCCATAACTCCAGATGGACAATTTGCTTATGTTGCTAATAGGCTTTCAAATAATATCTCAAAGATAAAAATATCAGATAACTCTGTAGTTGCTACTATAGATGTTGGGACTAATCCTCAGGCAATAGCCATAACTCCATATGGGCAATTTGCTTATGTCACTAATTTGGGATCAAATAGTGTATCAAAGATAAAAATATCAGATAACTCTATAGTTGATAATATGACTGTTGGAACTAATCCTCAGACAACAGCAATAACTCCATATGGACGATTTGATTATGTTGCTAATGAGGGTTCAAATACTATGTCAAATATACAAGTATCATATAATTGTGTCACTAATATAAATATTAGAACTCAAACTGAGACGATAGGAATAACTGAATATGAAAGATTTGATTATGTTGCTAATGGTGGTTCAAGTAATATATCAAAGATACAAGTATCAGATGATCCAGTTGCCAATATAGCTGTTGAAGAAGGTCCCTCTGGAATAAGAATAAATCCAGAGGGACAATTTCCTTATGTTGCTAATAGTCTTCCAGATAATGTATCAAAGGTAAAAGTATCAGATGACCCAGTTGCCAATATAAGTGTTGGAGAAGGCCCCTCTACAATAGGAATAACTCCAGATGGAAGATTTGCTTATATTATTAATAGTGGTTCTAATAATGTATCAAAGATACAAATATCAGATAACGCTATAGTTGCCATTATAAATGTTGGACGTAATCCCCGTGCAATAGGAATAACTCCAGATGGACAATTTGTTTATGTTGCTAATTTATGTTCAAATAATGTATCAAAGATAAATGTATCAGATAACTCAGTTACTAATATAACTGTTGGAATCCATCCTCGTGCAATAGGAATAACTCCAGATGGACAATTTGTTTATATTGCTAATTTATGTTCAAATAATGTATCACAGATAAAGGCATCAGATGACTCAGTTACTAATATAACTGTTGGAACTGCTCCTATGGCAATAGCCATAACTCCAATTACTGAACCTGAAATTAACAATAATATGGAGGAGTAG
- a CDS encoding spore maturation protein — translation MTDILNLISLSIIPIIMTTILVHGFIKGVDIYEAFVEGAKEGFNTAIRIMPYLIGIFLAIGIFRTSGAMDFFIKIISFITDTFNIPKELTPLIIMRPISGSGALGVVKDIINTYGADSFIGRVASTMMGSAETIFYTMAVYFGAIGIKKSRHTMWAALISHVAAVIASLWICEIVFK, via the coding sequence ATGACTGATATACTTAATTTAATATCCCTCAGTATTATACCCATCATAATGACTACAATATTGGTCCATGGGTTTATAAAAGGAGTGGATATATATGAGGCCTTTGTGGAAGGGGCCAAGGAAGGATTTAATACAGCCATAAGAATAATGCCCTATCTTATAGGTATATTTTTAGCTATAGGTATATTTAGAACTTCTGGAGCAATGGATTTTTTTATAAAGATCATAAGCTTTATAACAGATACTTTTAATATTCCTAAAGAATTGACTCCACTTATAATAATGAGGCCCATATCAGGGAGTGGAGCCTTAGGAGTAGTAAAGGATATTATTAATACCTATGGAGCAGACTCTTTTATAGGAAGGGTAGCATCTACCATGATGGGATCAGCAGAGACCATATTTTATACTATGGCCGTATATTTTGGGGCAATAGGTATAAAAAAATCCAGACATACCATGTGGGCTGCCCTAATTTCCCATGTGGCAGCAGTCATAGCATCCCTATGGATATGCGAGATTGTATTTAAATAG
- a CDS encoding nucleoside recognition domain-containing protein produces MKYIWFFMIITGVLAAIINGNIDKINGVVITNTQDAVMLAIGLIGVMSVWLGLMNIAKKSGLIRRISVIMNPLIRLLFPDIPKNHPAIGSIVMNIVANMFGAGNSATALGIKAMEEMQKINPRKERATNAMCMFLVVNMSSVQLVPLSVLKIRADAGSLNPTEIIATSLISTTISTIVGIIAAKLLERVFIYD; encoded by the coding sequence ATGAAGTACATTTGGTTTTTTATGATAATAACAGGTGTGTTAGCTGCTATAATTAATGGAAATATAGATAAAATAAATGGTGTGGTTATAACCAACACTCAAGATGCCGTAATGCTTGCTATAGGTCTAATTGGTGTTATGTCAGTATGGTTGGGTCTTATGAATATAGCCAAAAAATCTGGCTTAATAAGGAGAATATCAGTTATAATGAATCCCCTTATTAGGCTACTGTTTCCTGATATACCTAAGAATCATCCTGCAATTGGATCTATAGTTATGAATATAGTAGCGAATATGTTTGGAGCAGGGAATTCTGCAACAGCTCTTGGGATTAAGGCTATGGAGGAGATGCAAAAGATAAATCCTAGGAAGGAAAGGGCTACTAATGCAATGTGTATGTTTTTAGTAGTAAATATGTCCTCTGTTCAATTAGTTCCTCTATCAGTTTTAAAAATTAGGGCAGATGCGGGAAGCCTAAATCCAACGGAAATAATAGCTACATCATTAATTAGTACTACTATATCAACTATAGTTGGGATTATAGCGGCTAAGCTATTAGAAAGGGTATTTATTTATGACTGA
- a CDS encoding AbrB/MazE/SpoVT family DNA-binding domain-containing protein has product MKSTGIVRKVDELGRVVIPIELRRTLGIKEKDTLEIYVDRDNIILKKYEPTCVFCGESEGIKKFKGKNICSTCVGEL; this is encoded by the coding sequence ATGAAGTCTACTGGTATAGTAAGAAAAGTTGATGAACTGGGTAGAGTAGTTATTCCTATCGAGTTAAGACGTACATTAGGAATAAAGGAAAAGGATACTTTAGAAATTTATGTTGATCGTGATAATATAATTTTAAAGAAATATGAACCTACTTGTGTATTCTGTGGAGAATCAGAAGGTATAAAGAAGTTCAAAGGAAAAAATATTTGTTCTACATGTGTTGGAGAACTTTAA
- a CDS encoding tRNA1(Val) (adenine(37)-N6)-methyltransferase, producing MNNLILPHERVDDLQCKGLRLIQNPKGFCFGIDAVLLSNFAQVKTNSKVMDLGTGTGIIPILLAGKTDAKEIVGIEIQEEVANMANRSVKLNNLEDRVKILNEDLKEIPSKVENYTFDVVVSNPPYMNSGGGLLNPESMKAISRHEVKCNLEDVIYTAFKMLKDRGSFYMIHRPHRLVDIIYLCRKYKLEPKRIRFIHPNKNKKPNIFLIECTKYGRPELKFMDPLYVYTEDGQYTEEIHNIYGRDA from the coding sequence ATGAATAACTTAATTTTACCTCATGAGAGGGTAGATGATTTACAATGTAAGGGACTTAGATTAATTCAAAATCCAAAGGGCTTTTGTTTTGGAATAGATGCTGTATTACTTAGTAATTTTGCTCAAGTAAAGACAAATTCAAAGGTAATGGACTTAGGAACCGGAACTGGAATTATACCTATATTATTAGCTGGAAAGACTGATGCAAAAGAAATTGTAGGAATAGAAATTCAAGAAGAAGTGGCAAACATGGCAAATCGTAGCGTTAAGTTAAATAACTTGGAAGACAGAGTAAAAATACTTAATGAAGATTTAAAGGAAATACCTTCTAAAGTGGAGAATTATACTTTTGATGTGGTAGTATCTAATCCTCCATATATGAATTCTGGTGGAGGTTTATTAAATCCTGAGAGTATGAAGGCCATATCTAGACATGAGGTTAAGTGTAATTTAGAAGATGTTATATATACAGCTTTTAAGATGCTTAAGGACAGGGGGAGTTTTTATATGATTCATAGACCCCATAGATTAGTAGATATTATTTATTTATGTAGAAAGTACAAACTAGAACCTAAAAGAATAAGATTTATACATCCTAATAAAAATAAAAAGCCAAATATATTTTTAATAGAGTGTACTAAGTACGGAAGACCAGAATTAAAATTTATGGATCCATTATATGTGTATACAGAAGATGGCCAGTATACGGAAGAAATACATAATATATACGGAAGAGATGCATAA